TATAAGCTCATTGGTGTTATTATAGTTGTTTGCCAAAAATCAATTGTAAAATTCCAAATAAATGTTAATTAACCCATATAATTTAATGAAGAAGTAAAGGCAAACAACTATAAACTAACCTAAAATTTCATAAACAGCAAATTTCGCTCGTCAATTGTCTTTATTCCATATGATAAAATAGAATCAATAAGTTTAAACGTCTCTAACATTCATCAATTTAAGTTTTAGGCTTAATTTATTAGATCAATCCTAATCTAATACAAAACACAAAAAGTATATATAACAGTTATGAAAAAATTACCGAATCATATTAACTAAATTTAGAGAGGTGTAGTATGGAGGCGTTGGTTTTAGTAGGGCATGGTAGTAGGTTGCCATACAGTAAAGAGGTCGTTGAGAAAATCGCTGAAAAGATAAGGGCAAAAAACATCTATCCTATTGTTGAAGTTGGTATGATGGAATTCAATGAGCCAACAATTCCACAGGCAGTTAAGAAGGCGATTGAACAAGGGGCTAAAAAAATTATCGTTGTCCCTGTTTTCTTAGCCCATGGAAACCATACAAAAAGAGATATTCCAAGGATATTGGGGTTAATTGAGGATGATGGAGAACATCATCATAACCACAAACATGAGCATCATCACCATCACCACCATCATCATGAACATGAAAAGTTAGAGATTCCAGATGATGTAGAAATAATATATAGAGAACCATTAGGAGCAGACGATAGAATTGTTGATATTGTTTTAGATAGGGCTGCAGGCAGATAATTATTTTTATTTTTTGTAAATCTCAATTTTAAATTAATTTATATGGCTATTTTGTATTATTTTTGCAAAATTTAAATAAGGTATAATTGTATGTTTTTTAATTAGGGCACACATAAACGACTATGCTATCCACAAAATGTTTTTGGGGTATAATTATGTTCGTTCCAGCACATATCACGGGTTTTTTTAAAATATTTAAAGATAGAGATTTTTTAAAAACGGGTTCTACTGGAGCAGGGATTACACTAGACAAAGGAGTTCACACGACAATTAAGCCAGGAAATGGAGATATATATTTTAATAATAAAAAAATTGACTTGAGTCCTACAAGAGAAGTCATGGACTACTTTAATTTTGGAGGTTCTTATGATGTCATGCACTTTTCAGATTTTCCCCTAGGTAGTGGTTTGGGAACATCTGGAGGTTGTGCTTTAGGAACAGCACATGAGGTATTTAAAATAATAGACACATACAAAATATATGATGATAATAATTATAATAATGAAGCTGTAAAAATAGCTCACATCGCTGAAGTTAAATGTGGCACTGGATTGGGGGATGTAATCGCTCAACATACAAAAGGATTTGTAATAAGAAAAAAGCCAGGATTTCCGATAAATGTTGAAAAAGTTAAAATTAATAACATCGA
The sequence above is a segment of the Methanotorris igneus Kol 5 genome. Coding sequences within it:
- the cfbA gene encoding sirohydrochlorin nickelochelatase, with the protein product MEALVLVGHGSRLPYSKEVVEKIAEKIRAKNIYPIVEVGMMEFNEPTIPQAVKKAIEQGAKKIIVVPVFLAHGNHTKRDIPRILGLIEDDGEHHHNHKHEHHHHHHHHHEHEKLEIPDDVEIIYREPLGADDRIVDIVLDRAAGR
- a CDS encoding pantoate kinase — protein: MFVPAHITGFFKIFKDRDFLKTGSTGAGITLDKGVHTTIKPGNGDIYFNNKKIDLSPTREVMDYFNFGGSYDVMHFSDFPLGSGLGTSGGCALGTAHEVFKIIDTYKIYDDNNYNNEAVKIAHIAEVKCGTGLGDVIAQHTKGFVIRKKPGFPINVEKVKINNIDDYYVVVEILGKKETKNIINNPQWIEKINKTSDELLIKLLKNPTLKNFMDLSLYFAKTTGLISDNILEICKDLKFTIGASQAMLGNTVFCICKKEDLDDVLSILKNPIVCKIYE